One part of the Symphalangus syndactylus isolate Jambi chromosome 1, NHGRI_mSymSyn1-v2.1_pri, whole genome shotgun sequence genome encodes these proteins:
- the GLYCTK gene encoding glycerate kinase isoform X3 gives MAAALQVLPRLARAPLHPLLWRGSVARLASSMALAEQARQLFESAIGAVLPGPMLHRALSLDPGGRQLKVRDRNFQLRQNLYLVGFGKAVLGMAAAAEELLGQHLVQGVISVPKGIRAAMERAGKQEMLLKPHSHVQVFEGAEDNLPDRDALRAALAIRQLAEGLTADDLLLVLISGGEPHPVRCGGGPCGGDCQRPHRGQFPQCARLPAYPQSLRPPCSPATFCEDCAVSGRL, from the exons ATGGCTGCAGCCCTGCAGGTCCTGCCCCGCTTGGCCCGAGCCCCCTTGCATCCACTCCTCTGGCGGGGCTCAGTGGCCCGTCTGGCCAGCAGCATGGCCTTGGCAGAGCAGGCCAGGCAGCTGTTTGAGAGTGCTATAGGTGCAGTGCTGCCGGGCCCCATGCTGCACCGGGCACTATCCTTGGACCCTGGTGGCAGACAGCTGAAGGTGCGGGACCGGAACTTTCAGCTGAGGCAAAACCTCTACCTGGTGGGCTTTGGCAAGGCTGTGCTGGGCATGGCAGCTGCAGCTGAGGAACTACTGGGCCAGCATCTTGTGCAGGGTGTGATCAGCGTTCCCAAGGGGATCCGTGCTGCCATGGAGCGCGCCGGCAAGCA GGAGATGCTGCTGAAGCCACATAGCCATGTCCAGGTATTCGAGGGTGCGGAGGACAACCTCCCGGACCGCGATGCACTGCGGGCTGCGCTGGCCATCCGGCAACTGGCCGAGGGACTCACAGCTGATGACCTGCTGCTCGTGCTGATCTCAG GTGGTGAGCCTCATCCTGTCAGATGTGGTGGGGGACCCTGTGGAGGTGATTGCCAGCGGCCCCACCGTGGCCAGTTCCCACAATGTGCAAGATTGCCTGCATATCCTCAATCGTTACGGCCTCCGTGCAGCCCTGCCACGTTCTGTGAAGACTGTGCTGTCTCGGGCCGACTCTGA
- the GLYCTK gene encoding glycerate kinase isoform X2 produces the protein MAAALQVLPRLARAPLHPLLWRGSVARLASSMALAEQARQLFESAIGAVLPGPMLHRALSLDPGGRQLKVRDRNFQLRQNLYLVGFGKAVLGMAAAAEELLGQHLVQGVISVPKGIRAAMERAGKQEMLLKPHSHVQVFEGAEDNLPDRDALRAALAIRQLAEGLTADDLLLVLISGGGSALLPAPIPPVTLEEKQTLTRLLAARGATIQELNTIRKALSQLKGGGLAQAAYPAQVVSLILSDVVGDPVEVIASGPTVASSHNVQDCLHILNRYGLRAALPRSVKTVLSRADSDPHGPHTCGHVLNVIIGSNVLALAEAQRQAEALGYQAVVLSAAMQGWGTPAAHRDDRYQCHGHPPLVPAASVMA, from the exons ATGGCTGCAGCCCTGCAGGTCCTGCCCCGCTTGGCCCGAGCCCCCTTGCATCCACTCCTCTGGCGGGGCTCAGTGGCCCGTCTGGCCAGCAGCATGGCCTTGGCAGAGCAGGCCAGGCAGCTGTTTGAGAGTGCTATAGGTGCAGTGCTGCCGGGCCCCATGCTGCACCGGGCACTATCCTTGGACCCTGGTGGCAGACAGCTGAAGGTGCGGGACCGGAACTTTCAGCTGAGGCAAAACCTCTACCTGGTGGGCTTTGGCAAGGCTGTGCTGGGCATGGCAGCTGCAGCTGAGGAACTACTGGGCCAGCATCTTGTGCAGGGTGTGATCAGCGTTCCCAAGGGGATCCGTGCTGCCATGGAGCGCGCCGGCAAGCA GGAGATGCTGCTGAAGCCACATAGCCATGTCCAGGTATTCGAGGGTGCGGAGGACAACCTCCCGGACCGCGATGCACTGCGGGCTGCGCTGGCCATCCGGCAACTGGCCGAGGGACTCACAGCTGATGACCTGCTGCTCGTGCTGATCTCAG GTGGGGGGTCAGCTCTGCTGCCTGCCCCCATCCCACCTGTCACACTGGAGGAGAAGCAGACACTCACCAGACTGCTGGCAGCCCGTGGAGCCACCATCCAGGAGTTGAACACCATTCGGAAGGCCCTGTCCCAGCTCAAGGGTGGGGGGCTGGCTCAGGCCGCCTACCCTGCCCAG GTGGTGAGCCTCATCCTGTCAGATGTGGTGGGGGACCCTGTGGAGGTGATTGCCAGCGGCCCCACCGTGGCCAGTTCCCACAATGTGCAAGATTGCCTGCATATCCTCAATCGTTACGGCCTCCGTGCAGCCCTGCCACGTTCTGTGAAGACTGTGCTGTCTCGGGCCGACTCTGACCCCCATGGGCCACACACCTGTGGCCATGTCCTGAATGTGATCATTGGCTCTAATGTGCTGGCACTAGCTGAGGCCCAGCGGCAGGCCGAGGCACTGGGCTACCAGGCTGTGGTGCTGAGTGCAGCCATGCAAG